One window of Chryseobacterium indologenes genomic DNA carries:
- a CDS encoding macro domain-containing protein produces the protein MKIIQYIKGDATRPNAEGNIIIAHICNDIGGWGKGFVTAISKRWKQPEKEYREWFRNNKNFNLGEIQIVQTEDDIWVCNMIAQHKIITHSEVPPIRYDAVEECLLKLAHEAIQQKASVHMPRIGCGLAGGKWEEIEPIIERTLLAKNVEVYVYDFE, from the coding sequence ATGAAAATAATACAATATATAAAAGGAGATGCTACCCGTCCCAATGCCGAAGGAAATATAATAATTGCTCATATCTGCAATGATATAGGAGGCTGGGGAAAAGGATTTGTCACTGCCATTTCCAAAAGATGGAAACAACCGGAAAAAGAATACAGAGAGTGGTTTAGAAACAATAAAAATTTTAATCTTGGAGAAATCCAGATCGTTCAGACAGAGGATGATATCTGGGTATGCAATATGATTGCTCAGCATAAAATTATCACTCATTCAGAAGTTCCACCTATCAGATATGATGCTGTAGAAGAATGTTTATTAAAACTCGCGCATGAAGCTATCCAACAAAAAGCTTCGGTACATATGCCGAGAATCGGATGTGGATTGGCAGGAGGAAAATGGGAAGAGATAGAACCTATTATTGAAAGAACACTGCTTGCAAAGAATGTGGAGGTGTATGTATATGACTTTGAATAA
- a CDS encoding NADAR family protein — translation MKYTIQNITERFQKKERIKFLFFWGHTAKDIVTKSCFSQWFPGKFEENGIIYKTAEHYMMAGKARLFNDPETEEEILKAATPNQAKALGRKVKNFDPKLWNEHKYEIVTQGNFLKFSQNQKFKEFLLSTGDKTLVEASPYDRIWGIGMLETDSRAENPLLWNGENLLGFALMEVRDQLRK, via the coding sequence ATGAAATACACCATACAAAATATTACAGAACGTTTTCAGAAGAAAGAAAGGATAAAGTTTCTCTTTTTCTGGGGGCACACCGCAAAGGATATTGTGACCAAATCATGCTTCAGCCAATGGTTTCCCGGAAAATTTGAAGAAAACGGGATCATATATAAAACGGCAGAACATTATATGATGGCCGGAAAAGCAAGATTATTTAATGATCCTGAAACCGAAGAAGAGATCTTGAAGGCTGCTACTCCTAACCAGGCAAAAGCTTTAGGGCGAAAAGTAAAAAACTTTGATCCTAAACTTTGGAATGAGCATAAATATGAAATTGTAACCCAGGGAAACTTTCTGAAATTTTCTCAAAATCAGAAATTTAAAGAATTTCTCTTGTCAACCGGAGATAAAACCTTGGTAGAAGCAAGTCCATATGACAGAATCTGGGGTATCGGAATGCTGGAAACCGATAGCAGGGCAGAAAATCCTTTGCTTTGGAACGGGGAAAACCTTTTAGGATTTGCTTTGATGGAAGTCAGAGACCAATTAAGAAAGTAA
- a CDS encoding SIR2 family NAD-dependent protein deacylase: protein MKKLTILSGAGISAESGIKTFRDGDGLWENHNVTDVASPEGWRKDRALVLEFYNQRRRQLHEVQPNEAHHLLAELEKHFDVQIITQNIDDLHERAGSTNILHIHGELFKSCSCNNKNLIYDQKEDINIGDKAEDGAQLRPFIVWFGEDVPLYQTAREIVKESDILLVIGTSLQVYPAAGLIHDIKDDCLLIVINPNETGFGYGQRAVVMKETATQGMKLLFDKLVNLA from the coding sequence ATGAAAAAACTAACCATATTAAGCGGTGCCGGAATCAGTGCCGAAAGCGGAATAAAAACTTTCAGAGACGGAGACGGTCTTTGGGAAAATCATAATGTAACGGATGTGGCAAGTCCGGAAGGATGGAGAAAAGACAGAGCTCTGGTTCTTGAATTTTACAACCAGAGAAGACGCCAGCTGCATGAAGTACAGCCCAACGAAGCGCATCACTTACTGGCAGAGTTGGAAAAACATTTCGATGTTCAGATCATTACCCAGAATATTGATGACCTTCACGAAAGAGCTGGATCTACCAATATCCTTCATATTCACGGAGAATTGTTCAAATCATGTTCATGCAACAATAAAAACTTGATTTATGACCAAAAAGAGGACATCAATATCGGTGACAAAGCAGAAGATGGGGCGCAGTTAAGACCTTTTATCGTTTGGTTTGGAGAAGATGTTCCTTTATATCAAACGGCAAGAGAAATTGTGAAAGAATCTGATATTCTGCTGGTAATCGGAACTTCTTTGCAGGTATATCCTGCAGCTGGATTGATTCATGATATTAAAGACGACTGCCTTTTAATCGTTATCAATCCTAATGAAACAGGATTTGGATACGGACAGAGAGCTGTTGTTATGAAAGAAACAGCAACCCAGGGAATGAAACTGCTGTTCGATAAACTGGTAAACCTTGCCTGA
- a CDS encoding RNA 2'-phosphotransferase: protein MNEIEKKKISKFLSLILRHQPESIGLSLDENGWADIEELRAKSAKKRIYFTPEELDEVVETNNKKRFAFNEDKTMIRASQGHSIDIDLALETKQPPEFLYHGTAEANIRSILENGIEKRTRQHVHLSADKETATKVGMRHGKPVILTIRTGAMHQDGLSFYQSANGVWLTDFVDAKYISK from the coding sequence ATGAACGAAATAGAAAAGAAAAAAATAAGTAAATTTTTAAGCCTGATCTTACGCCATCAGCCGGAAAGCATTGGACTTTCGCTGGATGAAAACGGCTGGGCAGATATAGAAGAGCTGAGAGCAAAATCAGCAAAGAAAAGAATATATTTTACTCCCGAAGAATTGGATGAAGTAGTAGAAACCAATAATAAGAAACGCTTTGCTTTTAATGAAGATAAAACCATGATCAGAGCAAGTCAGGGACATTCTATTGATATAGATCTGGCTTTGGAAACAAAACAGCCACCTGAATTTCTTTATCACGGAACTGCAGAAGCCAATATCAGATCCATTTTGGAAAATGGAATAGAAAAAAGAACCCGTCAGCATGTACACTTAAGCGCTGATAAAGAGACCGCTACAAAGGTCGGAATGAGACACGGAAAGCCTGTGATTCTTACGATCAGAACCGGAGCAATGCATCAGGATGGATTATCTTTCTATCAGTCTGCAAACGGAGTCTGGCTCACCGATTTTGTAGATGCAAAATACATTTCTAAGTAA
- a CDS encoding ADP-ribosylglycohydrolase family protein has translation MKNKVKAGIMGVCIGDALGVPVEFKKREDLKRFPVTKMLEYMSWNQPKGTWSDDSSLTLCLAEELTKGYDLEKIGQSFVKWNKYGHWTAHGRLFDIGGTTRHALARLIKGESARFSGNIFEEDNGNGSLMRILPLAFYLESEDDIQKLYLTVKEVSAITHGHFRSVFACFIYVLFAIELLKGKDKTEAYTYTQKTALKCADEQGFNPKEIELFNRVLINDISGYPEDEIRSGGYVLHSLEASLWCFLNSESYSEAVLKAVNLGEDTDTTGAITGGIAGIYYGYENIPEEWIAELVRKDDIEALCEKLHQKNELKLKP, from the coding sequence ATGAAAAATAAAGTAAAAGCAGGAATCATGGGCGTTTGCATAGGAGACGCCCTTGGTGTTCCTGTAGAATTCAAAAAAAGAGAAGATTTAAAACGTTTTCCGGTAACAAAAATGCTGGAATACATGTCCTGGAATCAGCCCAAAGGAACCTGGAGTGATGACAGCTCTCTTACACTCTGTCTTGCTGAAGAACTTACCAAAGGGTATGACTTGGAAAAGATCGGGCAAAGCTTTGTAAAATGGAATAAATATGGTCACTGGACTGCCCATGGGAGACTTTTTGATATTGGTGGAACAACAAGGCATGCTCTGGCGAGGTTAATTAAAGGGGAAAGTGCGAGATTTTCAGGAAATATTTTTGAAGAAGACAATGGGAATGGCTCTTTAATGAGGATTCTTCCTCTTGCTTTTTATCTTGAAAGCGAAGATGATATTCAAAAGCTTTATCTTACGGTAAAAGAAGTCTCAGCAATAACTCACGGTCACTTCCGTTCTGTTTTTGCTTGTTTCATCTACGTACTTTTTGCGATCGAATTATTAAAAGGCAAGGACAAAACAGAAGCATATACCTATACACAAAAAACAGCGTTGAAATGTGCTGATGAACAAGGCTTTAACCCAAAAGAAATTGAACTTTTTAATAGAGTTTTAATAAATGATATTTCCGGATATCCTGAAGATGAAATCAGAAGTGGAGGTTATGTCCTTCACAGCCTGGAAGCTTCTCTATGGTGTTTTCTCAATTCAGAAAGCTATTCTGAAGCAGTTTTGAAGGCAGTCAACCTCGGAGAGGACACCGATACGACAGGAGCCATTACAGGGGGAATTGCCGGAATTTATTATGGATATGAAAATATTCCTGAAGAATGGATTGCTGAGCTGGTGCGAAAGGATGATATTGAAGCATTGTGTGAGAAATTACACCAAAAAAATGAATTAAAACTCAAACCATGA
- a CDS encoding adenylosuccinate synthetase, translating to MKKAQIVIGLGFGDEGKGITTDFLASQNPEAVVIRFSGGQQAAHTVMIDDRKHVHSSFGSGSLRGLPSYFTEHCTIHPVFLLNEREELKTKNGNIELHIHPLAKVTTPFDVWQNRTNARNLEHGTCGKGIGATMKRHESPYKLFAIDLIAPREMLMEKLKGIAYYYGFADEKEVDELLHPFLEAVDSIDWKINDYTWLASFNHLIFEGSQGILLDMDHGVFPNVTYAHTTSKNACEICKLLKIEDIEMYYVTRSYSTRHGNGWMSNEKQMNLRNNEEETCTFNEYQKELRTGQIDYNLLNYALKLDAAYVFPSKKNLVVTCLDQIDEEFKMENIDIEFDAVYGSYSPYSKDFKQIFNFKKGNQE from the coding sequence ATGAAAAAAGCGCAGATTGTAATTGGACTTGGTTTTGGTGATGAAGGGAAAGGAATTACCACAGATTTTCTGGCTTCTCAGAATCCTGAGGCGGTGGTAATCCGGTTTTCAGGAGGGCAGCAAGCCGCTCATACAGTGATGATTGATGATAGAAAGCATGTACATTCAAGCTTTGGAAGCGGTTCTCTTCGTGGATTACCTTCTTATTTTACAGAACATTGCACTATTCATCCGGTTTTTCTTCTCAATGAGAGAGAAGAATTAAAAACAAAGAACGGAAATATTGAACTGCATATTCATCCATTGGCAAAGGTTACGACTCCTTTTGACGTATGGCAGAACAGAACCAATGCAAGAAATCTGGAACACGGAACCTGTGGAAAAGGAATAGGAGCAACCATGAAAAGACATGAAAGTCCTTATAAACTATTTGCCATAGACCTGATTGCACCTAGAGAAATGCTGATGGAAAAATTAAAAGGAATCGCCTATTATTACGGTTTTGCAGATGAAAAAGAAGTTGATGAACTTTTACACCCTTTTTTAGAAGCTGTTGACAGCATTGATTGGAAAATAAATGATTATACCTGGCTTGCTTCATTCAATCATCTTATTTTTGAAGGAAGCCAGGGTATTTTACTCGATATGGATCATGGCGTTTTTCCCAATGTGACTTATGCTCATACCACTTCAAAAAATGCCTGCGAAATCTGTAAGCTTTTAAAAATTGAAGATATTGAGATGTATTATGTCACCAGAAGCTATTCAACCCGACATGGAAACGGCTGGATGAGCAATGAAAAACAAATGAACCTCAGAAATAATGAAGAAGAAACCTGTACATTTAACGAATACCAAAAGGAGTTGAGAACAGGACAAATAGATTATAACCTTTTGAATTATGCCTTAAAACTGGATGCAGCCTATGTATTTCCAAGTAAAAAGAATCTTGTTGTTACCTGCCTGGATCAGATTGATGAAGAATTTAAAATGGAAAATATCGATATAGAATTTGACGCTGTGTATGGATCTTATTCTCCGTATTCAAAAGATTTTAAACAGATTTTTAATTTCAAAAAAGGGAATCAGGAATAA
- a CDS encoding DUF4291 domain-containing protein: MKIKLKKYKEQLQNWPQQGHHIMAQYDDEKIIVYQSYRKEIGEFAVKNQFFGGAFSLERMTWIKPNFLWMMYRNGWGRKEGQESVLAIHLKKEAFRKYLENAVYSSYNKKLGISREEWQDRVKSSSVRLQWDPDHDPFGNKLERRAIQIGLRKEFIKSFAKDDILLIENISDFVAEQYRFVLNDDLDNLIIPEEKPLLFDDEGLNKKLNLR, encoded by the coding sequence ATGAAAATCAAGCTAAAAAAATATAAAGAACAATTACAAAACTGGCCTCAACAAGGACATCATATCATGGCTCAATATGATGATGAAAAAATTATAGTATACCAATCCTATAGAAAAGAGATAGGAGAGTTTGCTGTTAAAAACCAATTCTTTGGCGGAGCTTTTAGTCTCGAAAGAATGACATGGATAAAACCTAATTTTCTCTGGATGATGTATCGCAATGGTTGGGGAAGAAAAGAAGGCCAGGAAAGTGTTCTTGCGATTCATTTGAAAAAAGAAGCATTTAGAAAATATCTGGAAAATGCAGTATATTCTTCTTACAATAAAAAGCTTGGAATCTCAAGAGAAGAATGGCAGGATCGGGTGAAATCATCATCAGTGAGACTGCAGTGGGATCCGGATCATGATCCTTTTGGAAATAAACTGGAACGACGAGCCATACAGATTGGCTTGCGGAAGGAATTTATTAAGTCTTTTGCTAAGGATGATATTCTTCTGATTGAAAATATTTCAGATTTCGTGGCAGAACAATATCGGTTTGTATTGAACGATGATCTAGATAATCTGATTATTCCTGAGGAAAAACCCTTATTATTTGATGACGAGGGTTTAAATAAAAAACTCAACTTAAGATGA
- a CDS encoding 2OG-Fe(II) oxygenase: MLRVYRYAPGQQFKMHRDGSYIRNEREKSSYTFMIYLNDDFEGGETEFENLFTVAPKKGTALIFHHPLRHEGKSLTSGQKYVLRTDIMYSRD; the protein is encoded by the coding sequence ATGCTCAGAGTTTATCGATATGCTCCCGGACAGCAGTTTAAAATGCACAGGGATGGAAGCTATATACGAAATGAAAGAGAGAAAAGTTCTTACACTTTTATGATCTACCTGAATGATGATTTTGAAGGGGGAGAAACAGAATTTGAAAACCTGTTTACAGTAGCTCCAAAGAAAGGGACAGCCCTTATTTTTCATCATCCTTTGAGACATGAAGGAAAGAGTTTGACCAGTGGACAGAAGTATGTTTTAAGAACGGATATCATGTATTCCAGAGATTAA
- a CDS encoding DUF4291 domain-containing protein, whose amino-acid sequence MKEFEIRADYKNDTLIVYQAYNKAIAQSAVEHQKFTAPFSFNRMTWIKPSFLWMMERSNYGQKPNQECTLAIHIKREAWEKALSKAILTSPEKRVYPDPRNWKKDFENAEVYVQWDPERNIKGTKLNYRSIQVGISRSLIEEFNEEWIVKIEDYTPLVKKILNLTKSGEFDKAKKLLPVEKNYPLSKELAHRIGASV is encoded by the coding sequence ATGAAAGAATTTGAAATAAGAGCAGATTATAAAAATGATACTCTCATCGTTTACCAGGCTTATAATAAAGCCATTGCACAATCAGCCGTGGAGCATCAGAAATTTACCGCTCCTTTTTCATTCAACAGGATGACCTGGATAAAGCCTTCTTTTCTTTGGATGATGGAACGCAGTAACTATGGACAGAAACCCAATCAGGAATGTACTTTGGCAATACATATTAAAAGAGAAGCCTGGGAGAAGGCTTTGAGCAAAGCGATTCTTACTTCACCAGAAAAAAGGGTCTATCCCGATCCCCGAAATTGGAAAAAAGATTTTGAAAATGCAGAGGTTTATGTGCAGTGGGATCCTGAAAGGAATATTAAAGGGACAAAACTGAATTACCGTTCCATTCAGGTCGGGATTAGCCGATCGCTGATTGAGGAATTCAATGAAGAATGGATTGTAAAAATAGAGGATTATACTCCTTTGGTTAAGAAAATCCTGAATCTTACCAAATCGGGAGAATTTGACAAGGCAAAGAAACTGCTGCCTGTAGAAAAAAACTATCCTCTGTCAAAAGAACTGGCTCACAGAATTGGGGCCTCAGTGTAA
- a CDS encoding metallophosphoesterase family protein, with protein MKRTLVIGDIHGGFKALQQVLERAKVAENDQLIFLGDYVDGWSESAEIIQFLMDLSQKQECIFIKGNHDAWCEDWLSLGQNPDVWIFNGGKSTVESYADYLPEDLDLHLEFFQRMKNYHIDDQNRLFIHAGYASMHGPEREVYSSNYRWDRTLWETAVAMDKKLEKNSVLYPKRLLLYKEIFIGHTPTLDIGIRTPANKANIWNMDTGAAYTGALSIMDINTKEFWQSDPLPSLYPEEKGRN; from the coding sequence ATGAAAAGAACATTAGTAATAGGAGACATTCACGGAGGATTTAAAGCTTTGCAGCAGGTTCTTGAAAGGGCAAAGGTCGCTGAAAACGATCAACTGATTTTTCTCGGAGATTATGTGGATGGATGGAGTGAGTCTGCAGAAATTATTCAATTTTTAATGGATCTTTCCCAAAAACAGGAATGTATCTTCATCAAAGGAAATCATGATGCATGGTGTGAAGACTGGCTTTCATTGGGACAAAATCCTGATGTATGGATTTTCAACGGCGGAAAAAGCACTGTAGAAAGCTATGCTGATTATCTTCCGGAAGACCTGGATCTTCACCTCGAATTCTTTCAAAGAATGAAAAATTATCATATTGACGATCAGAACCGCCTGTTTATTCATGCCGGATATGCTTCCATGCACGGCCCGGAAAGAGAAGTCTACTCCAGTAATTATCGCTGGGACAGAACCCTTTGGGAAACCGCAGTAGCAATGGACAAAAAACTGGAAAAGAATTCAGTGTTGTATCCCAAAAGACTACTTTTATATAAAGAAATATTTATCGGACATACACCCACTCTTGATATTGGGATTAGAACGCCGGCCAATAAAGCCAATATCTGGAATATGGATACCGGAGCAGCTTATACCGGAGCTTTATCCATCATGGATATTAATACTAAAGAATTCTGGCAAAGTGATCCGCTGCCTTCCTTATATCCAGAAGAAAAAGGAAGAAATTAA
- a CDS encoding TIGR02452 family protein: MKTTTLYRPVGEKEMILIMESGFKKFPPRLEWQPIFYPVLNEEYASEIAEKWNTRDEAGNYLGFVTRFEVLEEVADQYPAQNVGARNHNELWVPSEELDSFNEAIVGDIKVTKVFIGGDFKKAGNTGLEDLMLNIKKLTMTNKGMAKDTLDILAKKYYINENNEKINIENELEISKKETVLFSPEQLSEMKEYPLPEISFETKIETWKCSSLKAILQLAEEENQEKIMCLNFASAKNPGGGFINGAEAQEESLARTSGLYESLLEAWDYYTIHRAMESCFYTDTMIYSPKVPVFRKDKGELLSKPILCNFITSPAVNAGVLKRQEPQRANEILGAMDLRMDKMLSLALHQGNEVLILGAWGCGVFKNDPNEIAGLFRKYIQGKYKNKFKRVVFAVLTKKEEMLKPFEEIQ, translated from the coding sequence ATGAAAACAACAACATTATACAGACCAGTAGGAGAAAAAGAAATGATATTGATTATGGAGAGTGGATTTAAAAAATTTCCTCCAAGACTGGAATGGCAGCCCATTTTTTATCCTGTTCTTAATGAAGAATATGCTTCAGAGATTGCTGAAAAATGGAATACCAGAGACGAAGCCGGAAATTATCTTGGTTTTGTAACCCGGTTTGAGGTGTTGGAAGAAGTAGCGGATCAATATCCTGCACAAAATGTTGGAGCCAGGAACCACAATGAATTATGGGTCCCTTCCGAAGAGCTGGACAGTTTTAATGAAGCGATTGTAGGCGATATCAAGGTAACTAAAGTATTTATAGGAGGTGATTTTAAGAAAGCCGGGAATACTGGATTGGAAGACTTGATGTTAAACATAAAAAAACTAACAATGACAAATAAAGGAATGGCAAAAGATACTTTAGATATCCTTGCCAAAAAATATTATATAAACGAAAACAACGAAAAAATAAATATAGAAAACGAACTGGAAATCAGTAAAAAAGAAACCGTTCTTTTCAGTCCGGAACAACTTTCTGAAATGAAAGAATATCCGTTGCCTGAAATCAGTTTTGAAACAAAAATTGAAACATGGAAGTGCAGTTCTTTAAAAGCAATTTTACAATTAGCCGAAGAAGAAAATCAGGAGAAAATCATGTGTCTGAACTTTGCATCAGCAAAAAATCCGGGTGGCGGATTTATCAACGGTGCCGAAGCTCAGGAAGAAAGCCTGGCAAGAACTTCAGGTTTATATGAAAGCTTACTTGAGGCATGGGATTATTATACGATTCATCGTGCAATGGAATCCTGTTTTTATACGGATACAATGATTTACAGCCCGAAAGTTCCGGTTTTCAGGAAAGATAAGGGAGAATTGCTGTCTAAACCCATTTTGTGTAATTTCATTACCTCTCCGGCAGTCAATGCAGGAGTGCTAAAACGTCAGGAACCACAAAGAGCAAATGAAATCCTCGGTGCTATGGATCTCAGGATGGATAAAATGCTTTCACTTGCTTTACATCAGGGAAATGAAGTCTTAATCTTGGGTGCTTGGGGATGTGGTGTTTTCAAAAATGATCCAAATGAAATTGCAGGATTATTCAGGAAATATATCCAGGGAAAATATAAAAATAAATTTAAAAGAGTGGTTTTCGCTGTACTTACGAAGAAAGAAGAAATGCTGAAACCATTTGAAGAAATACAATGA
- a CDS encoding T9SS-dependent choice-of-anchor J family protein: MKQIYQFVTLLCFVPIGLLAQYSQSFDSATMPADWTVINGGDPGTWETWTSYDSSFNAPHSGTHFLGLEYGSTAHDDYVISPAIVVTAGVSDKLTFWARNRGAGLAETVDVKISTTTPTVAGLTNTLAAAVKPPTSWNQYTYDLTPYVGQTIYIAFHSTTTDIWFIGIDDFQISANSLSVSDAKADKSRASIYPSPVKDILYIKNKTKISEINIYDFNGKLVKKEMMNSENGTVNVSELTTGNYIVKVKDKEAEKGYKIIKK, from the coding sequence ATGAAACAAATTTATCAATTCGTAACATTGCTGTGCTTTGTACCAATAGGTCTGCTGGCACAATATTCTCAAAGTTTTGATTCGGCAACAATGCCTGCCGATTGGACAGTAATTAATGGAGGAGATCCCGGAACCTGGGAAACCTGGACTTCCTATGATTCTTCATTCAATGCACCTCATTCAGGAACCCATTTTCTGGGATTGGAATATGGCAGTACTGCCCATGATGATTATGTCATTAGTCCTGCTATAGTAGTGACTGCAGGAGTATCGGATAAGCTTACTTTCTGGGCAAGAAACAGAGGAGCCGGGCTTGCAGAGACAGTGGATGTAAAAATCTCAACAACAACTCCTACCGTTGCAGGGCTTACCAATACGCTTGCTGCTGCAGTAAAGCCTCCTACTTCATGGAATCAATATACCTATGATCTGACCCCATATGTTGGACAAACTATTTACATTGCTTTTCATTCCACTACAACCGATATCTGGTTTATCGGGATAGATGATTTCCAGATTTCAGCAAACAGTCTATCGGTTTCTGATGCAAAAGCAGATAAAAGCCGGGCATCTATCTATCCAAGTCCGGTAAAAGATATCTTATACATCAAAAATAAAACGAAGATATCTGAAATCAATATTTATGATTTTAATGGAAAACTGGTGAAAAAAGAAATGATGAATTCAGAAAACGGAACGGTAAACGTAAGTGAACTGACTACAGGAAATTATATAGTAAAGGTCAAAGATAAAGAGGCTGAAAAAGGCTATAAGATTATTAAGAAATAA
- a CDS encoding cupin-like domain-containing protein encodes MGIILKPIDVVDEISKEEFYEKYLKPRRPVVIKNMAKKWPAYQKWTMEYMKEVVGDVEVPLYDSSKADPSAPINASAAKMKFGDYIDLIQREPTDLRIFLFDPIKFAPTLLEDYISPKELMGGFLDKYPNMFFGGKGSETFLHFDIDMAHIFHTHFNGRKHILLFDYKWRERLYQIPYATYALEDYDIENPDFTKFPALDGVEGIECYLEHGDTLFMPTGWWHWMKYLDGSFSISLRAWDKSWAVKAHSLWNLTVQRKFDDVMKSQFKSKYMDWKEKLAIERAEIALKRGLPK; translated from the coding sequence ATGGGAATTATTTTAAAGCCTATAGATGTTGTAGATGAGATTTCCAAAGAGGAATTCTACGAAAAATATCTGAAGCCAAGAAGGCCCGTTGTCATCAAAAATATGGCAAAAAAGTGGCCTGCTTACCAAAAATGGACGATGGAATACATGAAGGAGGTAGTAGGAGATGTAGAGGTTCCTTTATATGACAGCTCAAAAGCAGACCCTTCAGCTCCCATCAATGCTTCTGCCGCAAAAATGAAATTTGGAGATTATATAGATCTCATTCAGCGGGAACCTACTGATCTCAGAATATTCCTTTTTGACCCTATAAAATTTGCTCCGACTCTTCTGGAAGATTATATTTCTCCTAAAGAGCTTATGGGAGGATTCCTGGATAAATATCCCAATATGTTCTTCGGAGGAAAAGGTTCTGAAACATTCCTTCATTTTGATATTGATATGGCGCATATTTTCCATACTCATTTCAACGGAAGAAAACATATTCTTCTTTTCGATTATAAATGGAGAGAAAGACTTTATCAGATTCCTTACGCAACATATGCATTAGAGGACTATGATATTGAAAATCCAGACTTCACAAAGTTTCCGGCACTGGATGGTGTAGAAGGAATTGAATGTTACCTTGAGCACGGAGATACTTTATTCATGCCTACGGGATGGTGGCACTGGATGAAATATCTGGATGGAAGTTTCTCTATTTCTTTAAGAGCCTGGGACAAATCATGGGCAGTAAAAGCTCATTCTTTATGGAATCTTACTGTACAGCGTAAATTTGACGATGTTATGAAATCACAGTTTAAAAGTAAATACATGGACTGGAAAGAAAAGCTCGCCATTGAAAGGGCAGAAATTGCTTTAAAAAGAGGTTTACCAAAATAA
- a CDS encoding O-acetyl-ADP-ribose deacetylase, translating into MKIELIKGDITKTQADAIVNAANSSLLGGGGVDGAIHRVGGSQILEECVAIRNRQGKCKTGEAVVTNAGNLPAKYVIHTVGPVWNGHEEKESMLLANCYHNSLNLAESLGVKTIAFPNISTGVYRFPKELAGKIAVDEVRKFHSDSIETVIFVCFDDENEKIYKDLLQL; encoded by the coding sequence ATGAAAATTGAATTAATAAAAGGAGACATCACAAAAACCCAAGCTGATGCAATTGTCAACGCTGCTAACTCATCCTTACTTGGTGGAGGCGGTGTAGATGGAGCTATTCATAGAGTGGGAGGATCACAGATATTGGAAGAATGTGTTGCCATCAGAAATAGACAAGGAAAATGCAAAACGGGAGAAGCTGTAGTAACAAATGCAGGAAATCTCCCTGCAAAATATGTTATTCATACAGTAGGCCCAGTTTGGAACGGTCACGAAGAAAAGGAATCAATGCTTCTGGCAAACTGTTATCATAATTCTTTGAATTTAGCAGAAAGTCTTGGTGTGAAGACGATTGCTTTTCCTAATATTAGTACAGGAGTCTATAGATTTCCAAAAGAATTGGCAGGAAAAATTGCAGTAGATGAGGTCAGAAAATTTCATTCAGATAGTATTGAGACAGTTATTTTTGTCTGTTTTGATGATGAAAATGAAAAGATTTATAAAGACCTTTTACAGCTGTGA